The region AGGTATCCGGGCAATACCCCTCGATCACCAGCCCGACGACCTGGGTGACCTTGCCGTGCAGCTTGACCGGTTTGACGGACTCCAGCGCCGTTCGGTATCTCTTCAGGTTGAGGTGCGACATGCTCTCCCCGGCCTCAGGCGCCGGGAGCCGGGGCCTGGCTCCGCTCCTCGAGCAGCCGGCGGTAGATCTCGTCGAGCTGGCCATCGACGCTGGCATCGATAGTGCCCATCTCGGTGTCGATCAGGCAGTTGCCCGGCAAAACGGCAGCATCGGCCTTGAAGTTCATCCGGTCGCTCTTCAGCTCCTGCTGGAAAAAATCCCCATGGCCGCTGGTAATCATCGCATGATCGTCAGGGTGCAGGCGCACCGTGATCATGTCGCGCTCGGAGAGCCCGGCAATCGCCGTCTGGACCATATGTTCGAGGATGGAGCGGTCCGTCTTCACTTCCCGCAGGATCACCTTGCGGGCAACCATGACGATGAGCTTGAGGAGCTCTTCCTCCGACTCCCGCATGACCTTTTCCCGCAGATCGCGAATCCCCTCGGCCGCGGTCCTGAGCGAGCGGAAGACGTTGACCAGGCCGCGTTCGGCCAGGTTCTTTCCCTCCTGGAGGCCGCTGTTGAAGGCATCGCGAAGTTGCTGGTCCAGCTCTTCCTCGGTCAGGACCACCCCGGCGGGTTCCACAACCGCCGGAGCCGCCTCTTCCGGGGGCGGGGCGGCCTGTGCCCTGGTGATCTCCGACGAGTCGAAGATCCCCATGGGGATGAAGCCGGTCTCCTGGACGCCGCCGCTCGCCTGGCCGACCTGACCGAAGGCGTACTCGGTGACCACGATCCCTTCCGTTTGCGCGGATTTGAAGATCTTAGACGAGGACATCGTCTCCCCCGCGGCCGGCCAGCACGATCTTGCCTTCTTCCTCCATCTTGCGCACGACCTTGATGATCTCCGACTGGGCCTTGTCCACATCCGAGAGCCGCACCGGGCCCATGACCTCCAGGTCCTCCTTGATCATTTCCGCCGCGCGGCTGGAGATGTTCTTGAAGATCTTGTCCTTGACCTCGTCCGCGGACGTCTTCATGGCCAGGGTCAGGGTGTCGTTGGAAACCTCGCGCATGATCGCCTGGATGCTGCGGTCGTCCAGCTTGAAGATGTCTTCGAAGGTGAACAGGTGCTTGCGGATGATCTCGGCCAGGGGCGGGCTGAGCACGTCCAGCTTGTCGAGGATCTGCTTTTCCTTGCTCCGGTCGAAGTGGTTGAACATGTCCACGACCTTCTCGACACCGCCCACCTTGTAGCGCTGGACGCCACCCATGGACTTGATCTCCCGCCGGATGACGTCGTCGATCTCCTGGAGGATGTCCGGGGAGACCTGCTCCACGTCGGCAATCCGCAACACGACTTCGGCCTGCAACTCCTGGGGGAGCAGGCTGATGATCTCGCTGGTCTGTTTGGATTTCAGCTTGGCCAGGATGACCGCGACGGTCTGGGGATGTTCCTGGGACAGGAAGTTGGCGATACTCTTGGAATCCATGTTGCCCAGGATATCCACCAGGTCGCCGTAACTGGAGGCCTGCAGCTCCTCCATGAGCATATCGGCCTTGACCGGCCCCAGGGCCTTTTCCAGAATCTTGCGGACGAATTCCTCACCCTGGGAGAAGATCCCGGCCTCGGGGTTGATGACCTCGGTGAAGTCCTCCACCACCTGCATGATGGTGCTGCGCGGCACATGCCCCAGGTGGGCCATGCTCTTGCTGATCTTCTTTATCTCGTCGTCATCCATATGCTCGAACACCTTGCTGGTAACCTCGTTACCAAGGTAGAGCAGCAGGATGGCAGCTTTTTCAGACCCCGACATGGACCCCGTCATGAATGCACCCGTTCGTCTCTCTGCATGGTTTTAGTTGTTCTCTTCCCCCAACCAGTTCTGCAGTATCTGGGCGACCTGGTAGGGATCCTTTTTGGCGGTTTCGATGAGATTCTGCTGTTCGGCCACCTGCATGGCTATCTGGGCCTTTTCGGCGGACGAGAGCTTGTCGGGCACCTCGCCGATCGGCTCAAACGACTCGAACGCCGGCTGTTTTATCACCTTGAGCGATTTGAGCAGCGGCCTGATGACGAACAGGACCATGGCCAGGAAGGCCAGGCCGATCAGCAGGTTCTTGTAGAGCGCCATGAAGAAGGGGCTGCTCCACCAGGAGGACGTTTCGGCGGCGCCGGCATCGCCCATGTCCTGAAACGGGATGTTCTGGATGCTCAACTGGTCCCCCCGCTCGGCATTGAAACCGATGGCGCTCTTGACCAGGGCATCGATCTTCTGCAACTCGTCGGGCGAACGGGGGACGTATTTGGCCTTGGCCACCTGGCCGTCCTTGACGGCTGCGGGTGTCTCGTACTTGCCGTCCACCAGGACGGCAACGGACAACTTGCTCAAGGTCCCCACCGGCTCGATGGTCTTGGAGGTGGATCGGCTTACTTCGTAATTGAGGGTCTCGTCGTTCTTGGAGCCGCCGCCGGAAGCCGTAGCCGGTTTCGGGGCGGTTTTGCCCAGGTTGGTCTGGACGCCGGGGACCCCGGCGATGGCGGTGGTGGACGCGCCCTTCTCCTCGGTGCGCTGCTCGCTTCTGACGGCGATGGTCTCCGGGTCGAACTTCTCGTCAACCCGCTCCACCTGCTTGAAGTCGAAGGTTGCCGTGGCCCGCGCCACCGTCTTGCCCGATCCGACGATACGGTCCAGCAGCGATTGGATGCGCTCTTCCACGTTCTTCTCGTAGGCGCGCTGGGTATCCTGCATGGACGCGGTCATGCGGGCCGCCGGGTCGCTGCTCCCCCCCTTGCTGAGGATCTTGCCCCGGCTGTCCAGGACCGTGACATGTTCGGGGTCCATCCCTTCGATGGAAGAGGCGACCAGGTGTACCACCCCCTGGACCTCGTTGTCGCTCAGGGAACGGCTCGATTTCATCTTGAGCACGATGGAGGCGGTGGCGGGCTTTTCATTCTCCTTGAAGAGCGATTTCTCCGGCATCACCAGGTGGACGCGGGCCTGCTCCACGCCGGCGAGCTGGGAGATGGTACGGGAAAGCTCCCCCTGGAGGGCACGCTGGTAGTTGAGCTTCTGGACGAACTCGGTCATGCCGAAATTCTTGCGGTCGAAGATCTCGAAACCGACGCCGCCCCCCTGGGGCAATCCCTCGGACGCCAGGGAAAGCCGCATCTCGTAGACCTTTTCGGCCGGGACGAGGATTCCCTTGCCGTCCGCCGTGATCTGATACGGGGTCTTGGCGTCCTTCAGTTTTTTTACGATTTCCCCCGCGTCTTCCGCAGTCAGGTTGGTGAAGAGCGGCTTATAGTCGGTACGGTTGACGACAAAGATCAGCACGGCGAAGGCCAGCGCCGACAGCAGCGCAATGCCGGCGATGAGCATGCGCTTGCCGGGGGACAACGCCATGAAAGGCTCTATAAGTCTTTGGAATCCTTCGGGCATGTAGAACGCTAACATCCTTTCGGGTGCATATGGGAAACGGGGTCTCTCTGCAACTGCTGCTCCACGGCGAGTCGAGGGCTAACGCCCTATACCTGCATGCGCATCACTTCCTGGTAGGCCTCCACGGCCTTGTTGCGCACCTGGGCCAGAAACTGGAAGGAGATGCTGGCCTTTTCCATGGTGATCATGACCTCGTGGAGGTTTTTGTTCTCACCGGTGGCAAGCCCCTGGATGGCCTGGTCGGACTGGGTCTGCAGGTCATTGACCTTGGAGACGAGTTCGCTGAAAAATTTTCCGGCCCCTTCGGGCGCAGACGCCGATTTCACCCCGCTGGTCCCCGGGAATGCCGCACCGAGGCCGAGGCCGCTTTCTATACCTTTTACATCCACACGAAACCTCCCGAAGGTTCAACCCGCCACGCACATGGGGTGCGCAGGCCAGGCCGGAAAACTACTTGCTGATTTCAAGCGTCTTAAGGGCCATGCTCTTGGCTGCCTGAACAGCCGTCACGTTGGCCTCATAACTGCGGCTTGCGGTGATCATGTCGGCCATCTCCTCCACCACGTTCACGTTGGGCATGGCCACATACCCCTGGGCGTTGGCGTCGGGATGGCCGGGGTCGTACTGCATGCGCGGGGGATTCTGGTCCTCGACGATCTCGGAGACCTCCACCTGGCGGGTCTGTTGGCCGGCAGCACTGTTCAGAGCCCGGTTGAAACGGCTCTCCACGGGGGTCGCGGAAAAGACCGCATCCTTGCGCTTATAGGGGCCCCCCTCGGAAGTCCGGGTCGATGAGGCATTGGCCAGATTGCTGGAGATCAGGTTCATCCTGGTCCGCTCAGCCGTAAGGGCCGAGGAGCTGATATTCATGGAACTGAAAAAATCCATCAGTTACCTCCCTTGATCGCCGTACGCAGCCCCTCGAATTTCTTCGCGAGCATCTGGACCGAGGCGTTGTACATGATCTGGTTTTCCACCATTCTGCCCATCTCGTTCTCCAACTCCACCGCATTGCCGTCGTTGCCGGGGGTCTTGGCGGGGGTTTCCACAACCTGGCCGGTCACGGACTGGAGCCCCGTGCCGCCCCCCCGCAGCGGCAGATGCCGCGGATGGGTGATTGCCGGCGTTCCCCTGCTGCCGTTTTTGACCGCTTCCTGTAATTCCTGCTCGAAATCGAGCGATTTGGGGATGTAATTGGGGGTTTCCGCATTGGCGATATTGGACGAAATCAGGTTTTGGCTTTTGGTCCGCAGATCAATGCTTTTGCTCAGCACGTCAATCGTCGTGCCAAAAATTCCGGTAACCGGCATGCTGTAAACCTCCCTGACAGATCGCGAACGACTGGAATTTTTTGCAAAAAGCGTACCCAGCTTGCAGCCTACGGCAAAAGGGCGCCTGGCCTGCGGGAAATGCCATCTTTTATATCATCGTCAGGCAAAAGCCGCCATGCACAATTTTGTCACAATTCGTGTCGGTTTTTTGACTAGGTCTGATTCTTGACAGCCCCGGCACTTCGACGCCTACCGCTTGGCACTCCCCAGGTCCAACGACTCGATGGCCTGTTGCGCCAGCCTTTTCCAGTCATCGTCCTTGCCCTTTTTCACCACTTGCTCGAAATAGGAACGGGCAACCTGCTTCTTCCCCTCCTGGGCGGTGATCTCCCCCGCCTTGTAGAGAAATTCGTCGTTGCGCTCGTTATCGGGCAGCTTTATGCCGGCGTCAAGTATGCGCAGGGCCCCCTTGCGGTCTCCCGCCGCCAGGCGCGCCGAGGCCGCCACGTAGTAGGCGTCGGGCAGCAGGTGGACATCCTTCGCATCCCGGCCGGCAGCGGCAATATAGAGATCCATGGCCTTGCCGGCCTGGACGGTCCCCTTCTGTTCCCACAGGGAACGGCCGAGATAGTAGTAGCTCTCGCTCCTCTGGGCGTGCTCCTTCTTGTTGAGCAGCCACAACAGGGTGTCCCGGGCCTCCTGATATTTTCCCCCCAGGAAATACACCCCGCCCAAGCGCTCCAGCATGAGCCGCGCCCGGGGATGGGTGGGGTATTTGCGCAAAAAGCTGCGCAGGGTCTTCTCGGCCAGGACGCTGTCCCCCAGGAGATCCGCATTGGAAGCTATCTCCTCATAGAGATAGGGTGCATTGGCCCCCACCCATTGGTGGTCCAGGAGGGTACTGAAAAATTTGATCAATTCGATGGGCCGGCCCGCCTCGTCGTAGGCCTTGGCCACATTCGGGAGGAAATCGGGCGCCTCCATGCAGGCGGCCAGGTAGTCCTGGTGCTCCTCCACAAACCTGATCAGCCCCGGAGCGTCCTTGCCCCAGTTGTTTTCGTGGTACACCTGGGCAACCAGCACCTCCCGGATGGTCCGGCACACGGTGACATAGACCCCGCGCGGGAACCGCTTCTGGAACGAAACGACCTGCTGCAGGGCGTCGGACGCCTCACCATGAATGGCATGGAGCAGGACATGTTTGAACAGGGCCTCCTCGCGCATATCCACATCGCTGCTCTGGCGCGAGATGTTCAGGTAAAGATCGCTCAGGCGCTGGTAGTCCCACGGGGAGGTGCGGAGAAAATCGCGGTCGGCCAGACGCAACTGCGCCATCTGATTGGCCTTGTTGTCCGGGAAGTTGTCGGCAACCGTGCGGTAGATGGCCAGGGCTTCCCGGTCGTGCCCCTGGCGCGTCAGGATATCGGCCAGGCGCACCAGCAGGGTCGGGGCGTACTTCTTGTCGGCAAGCCGGGCGATCAGGCGGGCAAGGAGCACCCGGGCACCGGCCAGGTCTCCGCTGCGGGCGATACTGTCCCCGTAATAAAACGTGACGCTCGGATTGAAGGTCAGAAACGCCGGCCAGATCTTTTCGGCTTCGCGAAAGGCGGCCAGGGCCTGGGGGTACTTTTGCAGCTTGTACCACGTCTCGCCAAGCCGGTAGAGCGCCAGCGGCCTCACCGCGCTCTGCCGCCCGGCAAACTGGGTGAAGGCGTCCTCGGCTTCGGTCAGGGGCCCCTTGTAGAGCGCCGCCTCGGCCGCCATAAAGGCCTGCTGGTCGCTGTCGCTGAGGATATTCTTCAAAATCTGCCGGTCGGTCGGCACAAAGGGGATATCCGTTTTCAGCGGCGGATCGAAATCCCGCACCAGCTTCTCCACGCCGTTCCAGATTCTCTCACGGCCGGCAATGAACAGGCGGGGAGGCGCCGGGGTGAACTTCTTGCCCACATCCAGGGCAATGGCGCAGGTGCCGTCCACCGTCGCATCGCGCCATCCCGTCCCGGGAGCCGCCTGAAACGTAACCCGGAGGTCCGTCCCACGCCGGGAGAACAGCAAGCCGCCGATGCTGGTATCCGAATAGCGCCGATACTTGTGGAAAAGGGGGCCGTCCGTGTCCTGGAGCGTGAGCCGCAACCGGTTGCCGGGCAGCGACACGACGGAAAACTGCGGGTTGTCCTTGAGGCGCAGGATGATGCGGGTATACCCCTGCTTGGGACGGATATCGACCCGAAAGACCCGGTTGGGGATGGAGGCCTGGGCCGGCGCCGGAAGCAGCGCCGCAACGGCACAAACGGCCGCCAATGCCAGCGGCAGGGCCGCTTTCGCCACCATCACGCCGCGCGTCAGCGCACCTATGCCGTACCGATAAGACAACATACTGGCATCCCCCCGACCGTCACGGACCGTCACTGCACCGGCGGTTTGCAGAACCTGCGCACCTTGGCGACCAGTTCCTCTTCGCTGCAGGGCTTGATG is a window of Geobacter sp. FeAm09 DNA encoding:
- a CDS encoding tetratricopeptide repeat protein, which translates into the protein MLSYRYGIGALTRGVMVAKAALPLALAAVCAVAALLPAPAQASIPNRVFRVDIRPKQGYTRIILRLKDNPQFSVVSLPGNRLRLTLQDTDGPLFHKYRRYSDTSIGGLLFSRRGTDLRVTFQAAPGTGWRDATVDGTCAIALDVGKKFTPAPPRLFIAGRERIWNGVEKLVRDFDPPLKTDIPFVPTDRQILKNILSDSDQQAFMAAEAALYKGPLTEAEDAFTQFAGRQSAVRPLALYRLGETWYKLQKYPQALAAFREAEKIWPAFLTFNPSVTFYYGDSIARSGDLAGARVLLARLIARLADKKYAPTLLVRLADILTRQGHDREALAIYRTVADNFPDNKANQMAQLRLADRDFLRTSPWDYQRLSDLYLNISRQSSDVDMREEALFKHVLLHAIHGEASDALQQVVSFQKRFPRGVYVTVCRTIREVLVAQVYHENNWGKDAPGLIRFVEEHQDYLAACMEAPDFLPNVAKAYDEAGRPIELIKFFSTLLDHQWVGANAPYLYEEIASNADLLGDSVLAEKTLRSFLRKYPTHPRARLMLERLGGVYFLGGKYQEARDTLLWLLNKKEHAQRSESYYYLGRSLWEQKGTVQAGKAMDLYIAAAGRDAKDVHLLPDAYYVAASARLAAGDRKGALRILDAGIKLPDNERNDEFLYKAGEITAQEGKKQVARSYFEQVVKKGKDDDWKRLAQQAIESLDLGSAKR
- the fliF gene encoding flagellar basal-body MS-ring/collar protein FliF, with the translated sequence MPEGFQRLIEPFMALSPGKRMLIAGIALLSALAFAVLIFVVNRTDYKPLFTNLTAEDAGEIVKKLKDAKTPYQITADGKGILVPAEKVYEMRLSLASEGLPQGGGVGFEIFDRKNFGMTEFVQKLNYQRALQGELSRTISQLAGVEQARVHLVMPEKSLFKENEKPATASIVLKMKSSRSLSDNEVQGVVHLVASSIEGMDPEHVTVLDSRGKILSKGGSSDPAARMTASMQDTQRAYEKNVEERIQSLLDRIVGSGKTVARATATFDFKQVERVDEKFDPETIAVRSEQRTEEKGASTTAIAGVPGVQTNLGKTAPKPATASGGGSKNDETLNYEVSRSTSKTIEPVGTLSKLSVAVLVDGKYETPAAVKDGQVAKAKYVPRSPDELQKIDALVKSAIGFNAERGDQLSIQNIPFQDMGDAGAAETSSWWSSPFFMALYKNLLIGLAFLAMVLFVIRPLLKSLKVIKQPAFESFEPIGEVPDKLSSAEKAQIAMQVAEQQNLIETAKKDPYQVAQILQNWLGEENN
- the flgC gene encoding flagellar basal body rod protein FlgC, translated to MDFFSSMNISSSALTAERTRMNLISSNLANASSTRTSEGGPYKRKDAVFSATPVESRFNRALNSAAGQQTRQVEVSEIVEDQNPPRMQYDPGHPDANAQGYVAMPNVNVVEEMADMITASRSYEANVTAVQAAKSMALKTLEISK
- the flgB gene encoding flagellar basal body rod protein FlgB, with the protein product MPVTGIFGTTIDVLSKSIDLRTKSQNLISSNIANAETPNYIPKSLDFEQELQEAVKNGSRGTPAITHPRHLPLRGGGTGLQSVTGQVVETPAKTPGNDGNAVELENEMGRMVENQIMYNASVQMLAKKFEGLRTAIKGGN
- a CDS encoding FliH/SctL family protein; this translates as MSSSKIFKSAQTEGIVVTEYAFGQVGQASGGVQETGFIPMGIFDSSEITRAQAAPPPEEAAPAVVEPAGVVLTEEELDQQLRDAFNSGLQEGKNLAERGLVNVFRSLRTAAEGIRDLREKVMRESEEELLKLIVMVARKVILREVKTDRSILEHMVQTAIAGLSERDMITVRLHPDDHAMITSGHGDFFQQELKSDRMNFKADAAVLPGNCLIDTEMGTIDASVDGQLDEIYRRLLEERSQAPAPGA
- the fliE gene encoding flagellar hook-basal body complex protein FliE; translated protein: MDVKGIESGLGLGAAFPGTSGVKSASAPEGAGKFFSELVSKVNDLQTQSDQAIQGLATGENKNLHEVMITMEKASISFQFLAQVRNKAVEAYQEVMRMQV
- the fliG gene encoding flagellar motor switch protein FliG, whose amino-acid sequence is MSGSEKAAILLLYLGNEVTSKVFEHMDDDEIKKISKSMAHLGHVPRSTIMQVVEDFTEVINPEAGIFSQGEEFVRKILEKALGPVKADMLMEELQASSYGDLVDILGNMDSKSIANFLSQEHPQTVAVILAKLKSKQTSEIISLLPQELQAEVVLRIADVEQVSPDILQEIDDVIRREIKSMGGVQRYKVGGVEKVVDMFNHFDRSKEKQILDKLDVLSPPLAEIIRKHLFTFEDIFKLDDRSIQAIMREVSNDTLTLAMKTSADEVKDKIFKNISSRAAEMIKEDLEVMGPVRLSDVDKAQSEIIKVVRKMEEEGKIVLAGRGGDDVLV